GATTATCCTGGAAGATGACTGTTTCCCCGCATATACTTTTTTCGCGTACTGTGACGAAATGCTGGAGCGCTACCGCCACGAAACTTCCATTTTTTCCGTAACGGGCACGAACCTGCAAATGGGCCGGAAGTGGGGCGAAGCGAGCTATTACGTGTCGCGGTACACCAACGTTTGGGGATGGGCCAGCTGGCGCAGGGTTTGGCAGCGGTACGACCGCGAGCTCAGCCGTTTCCCCGAAAGAGACGTGGCGCCGGTGCTGGAGAAAGTTTTTGGCGACCGCTTTATGGTGCACGACTGGGGTAATATTTTCCTACGGCTGAAAGCCGGCCAGATAGATACCTGGGATTACCAGTTCAATTTCCTGTCTTTCTTCGAAAACGGCCATTGTCTCGTGCCGAATGTGAACCTGATCAGCAACATCGGTTTCGGCGAAGGGGCCACCCACACCACGGAGGCCGTTAATCCGCATGCGGCCATGCCGATCGTGGAAATGGATCTTCCCATTACGCATCCCGCGCAGCTACAGCCCATACGGGAGGCCGATTTCGTATTTCTTTCGCAGGAACACGACCTGGAGAACCGCTGGCGCAGGTATAACAAAACCACTAAACGGATCAAGCGGTGGCTGAAACGGACTTTCATGGGGAAAAAGGACCTATGATGGCCTGCTCTTTTCTATAAGTAAATCCTATGCGCGAAACCCTCTTCATTTCATTCCTCCTGCTGCTGGCAACTGCTTGCAACTACGGCTCTGGGCCCGGTTCAGCAGGCTTTCCGCCTGAAAAACAGCTCGATTCCTCCATGCGGACCGTCTTCGTACCCGTTCCCGATCATCCCGGCGAACCGGGAGACAATATCGTGTATGCCGCAAGCTTTGCCCTGGCCTGGGACGAACTGGCCCGCATTTTAGGCAGTGATCCCGCAGGCACGGATCCGCTCGTGCGGCGACTGAATGCTGCTGACATTCATGAGGGCGCCCATGCAAAGGAGGCATACGAAGTTAAGGCCAGCGTTACCGATGATGAATTGCGGGCGAGCGCCGTTTTTGCGAAAGCACTGCCCTTCGCCGTGCCGTTCTCGCGGCTGGAAAGAGGGATGTTATTTGACCGGAAAACAAAAGTCAGGGCTTTCGGCATGGCGCGTTACGACGGACCACAGGCGGCGCAGATGCAGTTACTGTACTATAGCAACGATGACCTGTTTGTTCTCCGCCTTACGGCAGGCCCGGAGCGCGATGAAATATTGCTGG
Above is a genomic segment from Chitinophaga pollutisoli containing:
- a CDS encoding serpin family protein, producing the protein MRETLFISFLLLLATACNYGSGPGSAGFPPEKQLDSSMRTVFVPVPDHPGEPGDNIVYAASFALAWDELARILGSDPAGTDPLVRRLNAADIHEGAHAKEAYEVKASVTDDELRASAVFAKALPFAVPFSRLERGMLFDRKTKVRAFGMARYDGPQAAQMQLLYYSNDDLFVLRLTAGPERDEILLAKGFCDGVRLSVMTGRVEAAVERGKKAQAKGADGWKYVIGAEDEVYIPEIRFHLSTEYRELINKQVMVRGQTLHIIEAAQRTAFVLDEKGIILESESVVGSDSSANAAPPKLLHFDKPFLIMIREQQAKHPYFIMKVANTECMVKAEKK